The genomic segment gtggagtagacacataacagtagatgaggaacaactaaatgaaaaagaagaaaactaagattgaaaaaaacacaaacaaaacagcatgggctgttaatgtacttagactggcttgaagaaaaaaatatggatatTCATTTTAAGGAAAGAAGTTTAAAAAATCTTAACCGCATAAAAGGGGATTTTATGCCAGTGAAAGAAGTTCAAATGGTGACCAGTGTTCAGTCtacagttttataacgctgagagcgggactaaatagattttttttttttttttttttttcttaaatttagtagtcgccaattagtgtttttttgttgttttctctccaatttaatagtgtccaattatttttgtttagctcaggtcaccgctaccacccctgcgctgactcgggagcagcgaagacgagcacacgctgtcctccgaagcgtgtgccgtcagctgaccgctttttttcacactgcagactcaccatgcagccacccagagctacagcgtcggaggacaacacaactctgggcagcttacaggcaagcccgcaggcgcccggccagtctacaggggtcactagtGTACGGTAAACCGAgagcaccctggccgacctaaccctccctccccccaggcggcgctcggccaattgtgcgccgccccctgggagctcccgtcctcggttggcaaaggaatagcctggactcgaaccggtgacgtccacaCTATAGGGCGCCTCCTGCACTCgacgtgagtgcttttactgcatgtgccactcgggagcccctaaaaatatattttaacagtaggagtgttaacatctctgctgacggcgagtttaaaaccagcaataatgtactcctgtcagtcatgaaaacttctAGAAAAGCAggtagacaaggccagacaccacccccccgaattaccggcctgaATTTGAAGCATCTGTGGGAAACTGAGGCACTATCCTCTGACACCGCGGctggattggtgcgtaaagtctggttctaTCTTAAACTTTACCTGGAACGACGTGGACACAATGGTgttcgacaactaacaaaaacatattttgagatccgaaaggatgaaaactgacttgaatatgtgtgccttgcATATAACAAGGTCACAAACTCTCCTCAAATTCCGACATCAGCATCCATCACCGCTGCTGtcctgccttcctcagtgtttatttgaaactccgcccagacCAACAACATCattagcttgtgctcagtcctctagtttcaagATGCCACTTTTGATGCATAAATTTACAATAAACAGAGTGCAATTTATTTAAGAAGTGAACAATAAAtttaaattcaattaaattcaattaaatgtgAGACTATATGACACTGTGAATGTATACACAATATAATTTATaagtggtataaaccacttcAGGCTGTGTTGTTGCAATGATTCATtgattctttatatatatatatatatatatatatatatatttacacacacacaccacttctGCTGTGGTTAAAGGCCCTCGGCTGACGTCACGTGCCTTATCAACATCCCAGGTGTGGTATATATCATGTGAACCACACGGCCTGTCGTGGTTCAACTACAATCCAggattttctagacttttctagaattaggttctgcattatcatattgagtTTTCTAGCCCCTTGTAGATAATACTACTATAGCaccaaagggtatgaatacatttaaattagcatttttggagttttgccaaaaaaaattgctgaattaaataattgtagacgtagatttcttgtaacttttttttttttttttttttccgtcatccacaaaaacaaaacctttgcTCAAGATTTTCCagaaattctttgtttgagaaatttctagaaattataaatttccattggggtatgtaaacttttgactgcaactgtgtgtgtgtgtgtgtgtgtgtaattataatatatatatatatatatatatatatatatatatatatatatatatatatatatatatagggctcctggttttccattcttgggaatggcaaattcagtttttcaaaatgaccaattccgttTTTACCAAcataatttgaacataaataacatttttacattaaaaatctattgaattcattttttttatttaagtccctgagatactgtagttttcaggaaatatatttcttaaagcttattgctggcattacaattattattattattttttatttcttagcagacgcccttatccagggcgacttacaattgttacaagatatcacattatacattattttcacattatacagttatcacattatttttacatacaattgcccatttatacagttgggtttttactggagcaatctaggtaaagtaccttgctcaagggtacaacagcagtgtccccgactggggattgaacccacaaccctccggtcaagagtccagagccctaaccactactccacactgctgccaatataCAGACTAGTAGAAAACAAGGGGCattgttacaaaaatatacaattttcttaaaattataaattaaatacaatgttcaggacacttctctaccatctgtagtttcatctgcaacaacgcagactggtttatgctgtacttgctgtaaagatgcttgcatgtgtttctcgtataccctggacagatagagttgtgttagttagagcagggctcttcaactagtttttttaatttaagggggccagattggggggggggggggagttagtAGGCaggccagagtattttactctgcacatttttaagcaataataaatattatataacttaatgttcatatattgagcaagacttacacattttaccatatgaatagtactttaataatagaacagtgtgagaatttaacagagtaccattacaaacattttaaaatgtatgtgacatattaatagtataactgttaagaagagatcagcgcttctacttttgcgcttctaactactgtgccctctggatatGTATTTCCAAAATgtccttgtttggtttcaaaatgccttttcatattgtattccttaactactgacgCACAttaattgcacaataaacacattggctttgcgttTGGTACAGTTAAATAAGTATctattggtccactcattgttgaatctacaattttcaccATTTCTGTACTTACTACAGTAGCTAGAGTAGAGCAAGCCATGTTATagctattaaatgttattttagtacgagtaaaaaaaaaataaaaaaaaaaaaaagtagtattattaaggagttaatgataatttagaaataataagttataaaactaaaggtttcaACCACCGTGCCGTTTCCTTGGGTTGAGCGGGTGACagagaaacagatttttttaatcggggggggggggggggacaatttgtttttttcaggtacttttctgtatatacaactccaaaattattccacagaatagaactcGCAAAACAGCtggttgcttttttaaacaactcgactcacacagcacacaggcagcgccgCAACAGAGGCACAATGCCCACAAAACCACCTCTTTTCTCgttatccaatgatccaaataaacaaacattttatacaAGTGGCATCGcagggcttctgggtagtgtagttttcaaacaATCCTATATTTTTAGGAGAATAACAGCGGTAAAAGACTGTTTGTGGCCTCACATTGGTTGGTTTAATTCTAACcaataataacatttaatagcTAAATAAACATGATCTATGGGTAGAATTGTACACAggtggttgtttttgttttgttttttgtttttttctttcatagtTTTACCTAAGATTTAaaatgagtgtttaaagttgtgggtGAACTTTTGCAAAATACAATAAGCACATGTTTAGTCTTTATTTCTCTTCATATGCGATTGTCGTCTTtttcatataataataaataagtcaGATAGTTTAATAATTATTTGAAAGCATAGGgctgcaattttatttatttattttatttatttatttattttccatagtAGCATAGTTTGGCACATTTTGGGGCTACTCCGAGAATATTTCAAACTAGCGtattgttggaatgtattttctgttttggcCAGGTATTTCAatcaattaatgtatttttatatagcgcctttcatgaaGGTCAACAGAAGAATCTTAAAAATAACCTGATATTTGAAAGGTATCCAGTGCAAAGTTTCCAAGACAATGTAATATGTTCAGTCGTTTTGTACTTTTCAGTATTCTTGCAGCATTCTGGACCAGTTGCAcgattcagattattttattaatgttggaATTAAAGAAAtatagaatatttaggttgctatttgatgtgttattttgttttgttgtgtactGCACTGCTAAtctggtactgtagctttaaatttAGTAGAAGACCAACGCGCATTGTGATGTTGCTGCTCAGTGCTTGTGTTTCGAATGATCTTCTTCAGATCACGTTGGGGTCGAGTGAATTTTCCTGAACAGAAAAATATTTCAGGGTTCTAAAAATTAATTAACCCCAACCCGATCTAGATGgggcatatctatctatctacctctctatatatcattttttttttctttttgtacataGGTGTTTAGCATTAGTCCGTGGTACAACATATGATTGCCAACCTTTCCAGCTATATAAATTACCCATGTTGTGTAGAATTTCATTTTGCTCTGTAGAATGCCCTGAAGAGATTTACACAGACAAAGGTTTAGTAGTTACCGGCCCTGAACGAAAAGCAGTTTTGTTTTAGTTGATGAAAAAGGTTTTGGATTTTTCAGTGCACTATTCAGGGTTTGATCAGATGTGTAGGTGCAGCAGATAAATCTCTTGTATCCAAAACAAACAGGGCCACAGGAAGGGTTTTTAGATATGCATGGGTGTGCCTACATTTTTCCTGCACTGATGCATAGTGATAAATCAGAtacaaactgttttcttttttttgttttttttcccccactaagAATAACAACAATCTGGAAGCTTGTTGCCGAGCCCTTGCGCTGGAGAGCAGCAAGTATCTGTATGGGGAGTACCACAGTCCGGAGGACACCAGGATGAACAGGAACCACATGCTTCACATCAACCTGGGCCTCCACTCCGCCACTGGGTACCAAGCAGGGGATGGGGCCCAGACCAACGGGGGGCGGACGCTGGTGCACAGCTCGAGTGACGGGCACATTGACCCACAGCGAGGAGGAGGGGCCAAGCAGCAGATGGTGTGCCTGCTCCAAGAGCCCCATTCAGCCCCTGCCACTGTGGCCCCTTCGCCTGTCTACAATCCGTTCTTCATGAATGAGCAGGGTTGCACAGCCAACACGCCTCCCCCCACCTCTCTCCCCCCTGGGTTGAGTGCTTCTGCCATGCAGGGTCTCTCTCCCACCTACACTCCTATTCCCCGTTACACCATGAACCCCATCACTGTCACTCTGTCCCAGAACATCCCTGCTGCCCCGCGCGCCCTGCACCTCCCCTCCCAGATCCAGAACTGCCCTTATGCCACGGCCGGAAACGCAGTCTTCATCCGGTCTGCTTCCTCCCAGAGCCCCTCAGGCAGGCAGACCCCCCAGAGTTCACCCTGGCATTCCCCCACCGCACAGTGTCACATGCAACCTTACAATCAGCAGCCTCACGCCATCCCTGTCTACCAAACCCAGCCCTCGCCCTACCAACCTACTCCGTATTCCTCCAAGCAGTCTCAGATGCCTCAGTCAGCCTTCCACTCCCCACCACCTTCCCAGTTTCCCTCTCCCTACAGCTCTCCTCAGCACCAGATCCAGCCCAGCCAGCCTTGCCACCAGACCTCCCACGTCTTCATGCCAATCAGCCCCCCGACTATGATGTCTCTACcataccagcagcagcagcatggctACCAGCAGCAAGGAGGCCAGCCTGTCTCCTTTGTCCCTTATCTATCACCGGTGATGTCCAAGAGTTCCATCAAAAACCAGATAGAAATCACCCTGGAGTCTCCCCAAAGGTCCCTCAACCGCAGCTCCTCTCCTGTCACcagccaacaacaacaacaacatcaccaccagcagcagcagcagcagcagcagcgaggCCAGAACACCTTGTATATCGCACCCAGCTCCCCTTCCAGAGGGATGTCCGGAGGCCAGATGAGCATGAGCGGCGCTGCTCAGGTGGCGGCTTATCACCCAGGCATGTACATCCACCAGGGGCACTCCCGGCCGGCCCCTTCACCCCagcaaggaggtggaggaggagcagGGGGAGGACAGGCAGCTGTGGCCGCCGGCAGGTCTCGGGTGAGGGTCACGCAGCCAAGCAACTCCACCTACACCTTCAAGATCAAAGTGTCTCCTGGCAGGCCAGTACAGCGGCAGGTGGAGTCGCCCACTGTAGAGACTGAGAGCATCCTGAACCTGGTGGAGCAGGGAGAGCACCCCGGCGCTCCCGaacccattcagcccatctctGCCCTGCCCGGTACCATCGGAGACAAGGGCAGCAATAAATATCGCAGGAAGTTTAGTTCGGGCTCTGACGACTATGCTTACACTCAAGGTAATGATCTGGTGGCCCTTTAGCATTGTGTGTTAGAgacatattaatgttttaaagcTGCACAATCATTTTGAGTTTTACCCTGTATTGTGATTCTTTGATCACTACTTTGTCTACTACATTCTTCTTCTCTGCACTTTTTTGGTCCTCGGTCTATCTATAACCCCTCTCTCAGCTCTAATGAAAAGAATTGATCAAATTACCTGCACctcaaaaaataaatgcaacagtGGGGTGCATGTTGCAccaaatgttgttgttttgttggtATACAATATGGAAGCAATACAAATACAGACTCATAAGAGGCATGGCCATATCAAGAGGAGCCTTGTTAAAATATACTGGTTACAAAAAGAAAACCGCAATACTATAAAAATGGGTATCcacttttatttgaattattattggATTCTTattttaacaattcctgcttggATACAGCCCAGGTGTTATTTTTATCATCCTATGTTGTATAGTTTATTCACTGAGCTGCTATAAAACCAAATCCAAGGTTTGTTACTGCTGATCTGTAGTTATGACGTGAGGCAATAAATTGTAAAGCCTTTTACTGTGCAGTGTGCAATGTGTTCCGGCTAAGCCGTTATTAGGGCCAGCTCTGAAGTGCAATAAAGTGAGAAATGCAGTTCTGGTTGATCCTGTTGCACATTTCGTCTTTGTAAAGTGAATTAAAAATGCATCTCGGCAGAGCTAAAGCTGAAACGCTGCTCAGCAGTGTCTCCCCTATTCCCTGGGTGCTCCGCAAGTTACATTTGAAAGCAGGTAGTGACGTGACAAATCAAATTCCTAAAAGCCTGCAAGGATTTAAACTTTATCATGAAATGTACCTCGTTAATATCCTTGCCGCTCTGAAGTCAGTTACAAGAAATCAACATCAAAGCTGCAGTCTTCCAAAATAGTGTTCAAATGTTATACTGAAATATGATTCTTGCATGACAGTTTTTATACTTATGTAGTTTGGGCATCTGTGCCCACTGCATCGTCAGAGAATAGGCTATGTTGGCTGTCtagtttctttacatttttttaaaggtagCGCCAGCTGTAGGCACACAAGCCCCCTCACACTTGGTGAAAGCATCCCCCTGTAGCAGGGGGTTCAGTATTCCATATAGAAGCCTGGCTGGgagtcaggaaaaaaaaacatgcttctaATTTTGCAGGACATGCTGTTTTCATACTTGGTTAATACAGGTAACAACCTTAAATCCAGTATTACTCCCTTTGGTCACTGAATGTCTTAATTGTACCAGGTTTACCAAGTTTATTGTGTGtgctatattttataatgcatacagTAGATGTTTTTTCAAAGCCTTGGAAGAGAACATCTTGTACCCCATAGAGTTCATAAAACCAGgtgtaaaactatttaaaaattgTGACCGACGGGGGTATGAAAACTACTTTTCCGATTTTATGGGATACTAGAGCTTTAACAACTATCAGGACGTTTTcccactgtgggcaaattgcccatgtCTTACAATACTATACATAGACCGGGCCATTTTGGCTGCATTTtgtcaacatttaaaaatgttggcACTGGAACAAGTGCGTTAGTGAAAAGCAGCTAGTGTAGCATTCAAGATTACTGTATGTACTGATATAGtaccatacatgccaacagtccctatatggtcgatTCCGATTTCCTAGCAagtgtcccgcgtcccgatgcataggaagaaagtcccgatatttacacatagaaaaaaattcatttattctgcacagtagagttagtgaaaaccacacgatGTGCTCGCCGTGCGGCTGACGTGTCTGCTGATCattaacttatacaaaggtaagaacgcttcattatgtctactGTTagtgtcatgatggtcgtgttgaatcggggggggggggggggggtacgtctattatatgataatgagtgttttttgcggaGACGAGCATCCCCCTGAActgtttccaaatgttggcaagtatgcaggACAAGCCACTTTTGTCtccaaaaacaatacatttactgGTGTgttatttcatttcaaatgggaacAGGTACATCTTTTTGCTGCTTTTCTCAAAAAAATGAAACCTTATTCGGTGTGCAATATATGAAATTACGTTCCCTATGACGCAGTTCAGTAGTATTTCATTATTCATTGCTGTACGGAAGGGGACTTTGATTTCTGTCCCTAACTGCAGCTCTTACTTTTTCAGTGATATGACACGTGCAACAATACTGGGACAGGGCATGGTTTCCTGTTAAAGTAAAAGTGAAAATGCAGTCTGTGCTGTAGCTGAGTGAAGATTCTGCACTGGCAGCGAAGGTGTTTTTAATCTAACACAGGTCTAGATAAATCATTAACGTGTAGTCTGCTGTAGAATTGGCACCAGCATTCAACAAtatttgttctgttttcttttcatatcaaagctgttGTTTGCTGAATTATTTGCGTCCTTTTATTGAAGTAGGAGCTGTTTTATACCTAGTTTAGTGGAAACAGCTTCctggaaattaaaaaataaaaaaaaataataataaaaaaaacagtgcaaggGGATTTTATGTAACCTTTATCATGGATATCAGAAATAGTTACTCTAGTGGTAAGTATATTGTCTGTGTTGTTTACTTATCTGTAAGTTTATCATTTCCTTTAGTGTGGTGAATCCATTCAGTTTAGGGTGCTTGAATGAAACTGCTTTTTGTTTGGGGTGTGTGATTTCAGTccccatacatt from the Acipenser ruthenus chromosome 9, fAciRut3.2 maternal haplotype, whole genome shotgun sequence genome contains:
- the LOC117406066 gene encoding TGF-beta-activated kinase 1 and MAP3K7-binding protein 3-like isoform X1: MAQGSQQLDIQVLHDLKHRFPEIPEGVVSQCMLQNNNNLEACCRALALESSKYLYGEYHSPEDTRMNRNHMLHINLGLHSATGYQAGDGAQTNGGRTLVHSSSDGHIDPQRGGGAKQQMVCLLQEPHSAPATVAPSPVYNPFFMNEQGCTANTPPPTSLPPGLSASAMQGLSPTYTPIPRYTMNPITVTLSQNIPAAPRALHLPSQIQNCPYATAGNAVFIRSASSQSPSGRQTPQSSPWHSPTAQCHMQPYNQQPHAIPVYQTQPSPYQPTPYSSKQSQMPQSAFHSPPPSQFPSPYSSPQHQIQPSQPCHQTSHVFMPISPPTMMSLPYQQQQHGYQQQGGQPVSFVPYLSPVMSKSSIKNQIEITLESPQRSLNRSSSPVTSQQQQQHHHQQQQQQQQRGQNTLYIAPSSPSRGMSGGQMSMSGAAQVAAYHPGMYIHQGHSRPAPSPQQGGGGGAGGGQAAVAAGRSRVRVTQPSNSTYTFKIKVSPGRPVQRQVESPTVETESILNLVEQGEHPGAPEPIQPISALPGTIGDKGSNKYRRKFSSGSDDYAYTQALLLHQRARMERLVKELHLENQILEKLKTDVNSMEYDLMQRRFHRVNTTSLIPVPEDMTRLRSQNRQLQINIDCTLKEIDLLKSRGKFDPKAMNNFYDHIQPGPVVPPKPSKKEPRTSSKPRRQPRDEDFEGDNWNCESCTFLNHPALIRCEQCEMPRYT
- the LOC117406066 gene encoding TGF-beta-activated kinase 1 and MAP3K7-binding protein 3-like isoform X2, producing the protein MNRNHMLHINLGLHSATGYQAGDGAQTNGGRTLVHSSSDGHIDPQRGGGAKQQMVCLLQEPHSAPATVAPSPVYNPFFMNEQGCTANTPPPTSLPPGLSASAMQGLSPTYTPIPRYTMNPITVTLSQNIPAAPRALHLPSQIQNCPYATAGNAVFIRSASSQSPSGRQTPQSSPWHSPTAQCHMQPYNQQPHAIPVYQTQPSPYQPTPYSSKQSQMPQSAFHSPPPSQFPSPYSSPQHQIQPSQPCHQTSHVFMPISPPTMMSLPYQQQQHGYQQQGGQPVSFVPYLSPVMSKSSIKNQIEITLESPQRSLNRSSSPVTSQQQQQHHHQQQQQQQQRGQNTLYIAPSSPSRGMSGGQMSMSGAAQVAAYHPGMYIHQGHSRPAPSPQQGGGGGAGGGQAAVAAGRSRVRVTQPSNSTYTFKIKVSPGRPVQRQVESPTVETESILNLVEQGEHPGAPEPIQPISALPGTIGDKGSNKYRRKFSSGSDDYAYTQALLLHQRARMERLVKELHLENQILEKLKTDVNSMEYDLMQRRFHRVNTTSLIPVPEDMTRLRSQNRQLQINIDCTLKEIDLLKSRGKFDPKAMNNFYDHIQPGPVVPPKPSKKEPRTSSKPRRQPRDEDFEGDNWNCESCTFLNHPALIRCEQCEMPRYT